In Kryptolebias marmoratus isolate JLee-2015 linkage group LG4, ASM164957v2, whole genome shotgun sequence, the following proteins share a genomic window:
- the LOC108231536 gene encoding T-complex protein 11-like protein 1 isoform X2: MSSQREDAAGASPADLPSLETLDSPTGSPPAASLSSLMELENCVSNLSLAHEIVVNRDFHFKPPSAATNSLEGRVKDIVYQVFWDSLQEQLSSDPPNYSHALVLLQEVKAMLASLLLPGHVRLRSQLDEVLDMELIQQQVHHGALHLHRLAGFITSTMASLCAPVRDPEVRALRDLKDPVELLREIFRVLGLMKTDMVNFTIQSLRPHLLQQAVQYERLKFQQILDKQPASLDNTDAWLQAAASEETAAFRARRDFPRPDSRGLPRPTAVLNRAYMCLLRWDPRHQNYPETVLMDRARLDDLSRRLHVLVLEASVLLLTSAQFGGVVFSLRGFVAKLRQSVAALLEGSHTREADLKRALLELGGTVLQQVTEALSARGGGGGGLPQESQDLLRGQISDLWKNNNPVRTLIGERVQGFLLATLQGGSPKRSPELPFPLGLEAAAAAWRGRDCRGLALN; the protein is encoded by the exons ATGTCGAGTCAGAGAGAGGACGCTGCAGGTGCTTCTCCTGCTGACCTTCCCAGTCTGGAAACACTCGACTCTCCTACAG ggagtCCTCCTGCCGCCTCATTATCCAGCCTGATGGAGCTGGAAAACTGTGTCTCCAACCTGAGCCTTGCTCATGAGATCGTGGTGAACAGAGACTTCCACTTCAAACCTCCGAGCGCTGCCACCAACAG CCTGGAGGGCAGAGTGAAGGACATCGTCTACCAGGTGTTCTGGGACAGTCTTCAGGAGCAGCTGAGCAGCGATCCTCCAAACTACAGCCACGCTCtcgttctgctgcaggaggtcAAAGCT ATGCTGGCGTCGCTGCTGTTGCCCGGACATGTCAGGCTGAGGTCTCAGCTGGACGAGGTTCTGGACATGGAGCTGATCCAGCAGCAGGTCCATCACGGAGCCCTCCACCTCCACCGACTGGCAGGATTCATTACAAGCACCATGGCGTCTTTATGCGCTCCGGTTCGAGACCCCGAGGTCAGAGCTCTGCGGGACCTCAAGGACCCTGTGGAGCTCCTTAG GGAGATCTTCCGTGTCTTGGGGCTGATGAAGACCGACATGGTGAACTTCACCATCCAGAGCCTGAGGCCTCACCTCCTGCAGCAGGCCGTTCAGTACGAGAGACTCAAGTTCCAGCAGATCCTGGACAAACAGCCTG CTTCTCTCGACAACACAGACGCTTGGCTTCAGGCGGCAGCATCAGAGGAGACGGCAGCCTTCAGAGCTCGGCGGGATTTTCCCAGACCTGACAGCCGAGGTCTCCCCCGCCCCACCGCCGTCCTGAACCGGGCCTACATGTGCCTGCTCCGCTGGGACCCGCGGCACCAGAACTATCCAGAG ACGGTGCTGATGGATCGGGCCCGTTTGGACGATCTGAGTCGGCGGCTCCACGTGTTGGTCCTGGAGGCGTCGGTGCTGCTCCTGACCAGCGCTCAGTTCGGGGGTGTCGTTTTCTCCCTGCGCGGGTTTGTAGCTAAACTCCGTCAGTCCGTCGCTGCCCTGCTGGAGGGCAGTCACACCAG GGAAGCTGACCTGAAGAGGGCCCTATTGGAGCTCGGTGGGACAGTTCTGCAGCAGGTGACAGAAGCTCTGAGCgcccgaggaggaggaggaggaggactgccTCAGGAGAGCCAGGATCTGCTGAGAGGACAAATATCCGATCTGTGGAAGAACAACAACCCTGTTCGCACACTTATAG GAGAAAGAGTTCAGGGCTTCCTCCTGGCCACGCTGCAGGGCGGCTCGCCTAAAAGGAGTCCAGAGCTGCCTTTTCCCCTCGGGCTG gaagctgctgctgccgcctgGAGAGGCCGAGACTGCCGAGGACTCGCGCTAAACTGA
- the LOC108231536 gene encoding T-complex protein 11-like protein 1 isoform X1, producing the protein MSSQREDAAGASPADLPSLETLDSPTGSPPAASLSSLMELENCVSNLSLAHEIVVNRDFHFKPPSAATNSLEGRVKDIVYQVFWDSLQEQLSSDPPNYSHALVLLQEVKAMLASLLLPGHVRLRSQLDEVLDMELIQQQVHHGALHLHRLAGFITSTMASLCAPVRDPEVRALRDLKDPVELLREIFRVLGLMKTDMVNFTIQSLRPHLLQQAVQYERLKFQQILDKQPASLDNTDAWLQAAASEETAAFRARRDFPRPDSRGLPRPTAVLNRAYMCLLRWDPRHQNYPETVLMDRARLDDLSRRLHVLVLEASVLLLTSAQFGGVVFSLRGFVAKLRQSVAALLEGSHTREADLKRALLELGGTVLQQVTEALSARGGGGGGLPQESQDLLRGQISDLWKNNNPVRTLIGERVQGFLLATLQGGSPKRSPELPFPLGLVRAELAELGTAFGQIVRFNQTVFGPFYAPILRKLLLPPGEAETAEDSR; encoded by the exons ATGTCGAGTCAGAGAGAGGACGCTGCAGGTGCTTCTCCTGCTGACCTTCCCAGTCTGGAAACACTCGACTCTCCTACAG ggagtCCTCCTGCCGCCTCATTATCCAGCCTGATGGAGCTGGAAAACTGTGTCTCCAACCTGAGCCTTGCTCATGAGATCGTGGTGAACAGAGACTTCCACTTCAAACCTCCGAGCGCTGCCACCAACAG CCTGGAGGGCAGAGTGAAGGACATCGTCTACCAGGTGTTCTGGGACAGTCTTCAGGAGCAGCTGAGCAGCGATCCTCCAAACTACAGCCACGCTCtcgttctgctgcaggaggtcAAAGCT ATGCTGGCGTCGCTGCTGTTGCCCGGACATGTCAGGCTGAGGTCTCAGCTGGACGAGGTTCTGGACATGGAGCTGATCCAGCAGCAGGTCCATCACGGAGCCCTCCACCTCCACCGACTGGCAGGATTCATTACAAGCACCATGGCGTCTTTATGCGCTCCGGTTCGAGACCCCGAGGTCAGAGCTCTGCGGGACCTCAAGGACCCTGTGGAGCTCCTTAG GGAGATCTTCCGTGTCTTGGGGCTGATGAAGACCGACATGGTGAACTTCACCATCCAGAGCCTGAGGCCTCACCTCCTGCAGCAGGCCGTTCAGTACGAGAGACTCAAGTTCCAGCAGATCCTGGACAAACAGCCTG CTTCTCTCGACAACACAGACGCTTGGCTTCAGGCGGCAGCATCAGAGGAGACGGCAGCCTTCAGAGCTCGGCGGGATTTTCCCAGACCTGACAGCCGAGGTCTCCCCCGCCCCACCGCCGTCCTGAACCGGGCCTACATGTGCCTGCTCCGCTGGGACCCGCGGCACCAGAACTATCCAGAG ACGGTGCTGATGGATCGGGCCCGTTTGGACGATCTGAGTCGGCGGCTCCACGTGTTGGTCCTGGAGGCGTCGGTGCTGCTCCTGACCAGCGCTCAGTTCGGGGGTGTCGTTTTCTCCCTGCGCGGGTTTGTAGCTAAACTCCGTCAGTCCGTCGCTGCCCTGCTGGAGGGCAGTCACACCAG GGAAGCTGACCTGAAGAGGGCCCTATTGGAGCTCGGTGGGACAGTTCTGCAGCAGGTGACAGAAGCTCTGAGCgcccgaggaggaggaggaggaggactgccTCAGGAGAGCCAGGATCTGCTGAGAGGACAAATATCCGATCTGTGGAAGAACAACAACCCTGTTCGCACACTTATAG GAGAAAGAGTTCAGGGCTTCCTCCTGGCCACGCTGCAGGGCGGCTCGCCTAAAAGGAGTCCAGAGCTGCCTTTTCCCCTCGGGCTGGTGAGAGCGGAGTTAGCAGAGCTAGGGACAGCCTTTGGGCAAATTGTCCGCTTCAACCAAACCGTCTTTGGTCCCTTCTATGCACCCATCctcaggaagctgctgctgccgcctgGAGAGGCCGAGACTGCCGAGGACTCGCGCTAA